The Plasmodium brasilianum strain Bolivian I chromosome 14, whole genome shotgun sequence genome contains a region encoding:
- a CDS encoding hypothetical protein (conserved Plasmodium protein), producing the protein MKSSPLKKLKLGEGEYKIVNEYEQNRRVEKVGIKEYKEKRDVESHSSRYNWLYDKINGLCKNLNVFKKNGQRERRKEREVGAVGVVDTEVDVYANVDVDIHMDVEQEEKRKIKRKGIKRSYDDYSKVNKREKEKISTEAKTYRQSFEHLSLLQSLLCIHKFYSRDVNGKCATIPVKDKEYERRDINANNNKDVDRYDDRNSSMYGIKAQSKEQKWWENDRKKYKEKEFIEEKFKVKENNLTYNNIHCDNIQYGNFEDIFVDLVNEKCGFFYIFNIVFFTNLKNYYYFVDIVNILNYMGNNKSAVHSDEKNKDILIYEQVALYIEKFYNIFMYEKSKRSISFLPNQFYDKIKCTKFVSSIQNNSYYYDLEEIKKKLEFLKNEKSYEEILFMSMYECNKRIYCQLSKIPELFQDISEISKYNKNNYEQSEIVNSEYSDQRLNGLCKKKTFSLYSENHFAASLTYDDLKNGGNDSSSNDNSAKDNRVNDTRDNDNSASDNRDNDNSASDNRDNDNSAIDSAPCRVPLKNGRSSMHSLDSGKFHFGRNQLSKHSAKLFGQQVVGKRKSIVSNGVPNNNNSNITGGNLSNEKGLYIKNFLINLFKPSNTRGSEDNQKTVICSGNENGIMNFVEKKGFPEHTLRKDISFYSKDRSGMNRNVKKDMNNPMNNPMNNPMNNPVNNPMNNPMNNPMNNPMNNPVNNPMNNPMNNPMNNPMNNPMNNPMNNPVNNPVNNPVNNPVNKARDSHATEAGVLPPCVEKAKEENGQPTDLSETKLCECPLEENSKEEKLNSGHELTRFENNDALVNINIALVESTINGLANKIIENDKQVSNELIKLKSEKDDQGEQVNEENNFSISNDNTNDRLITDRPSGNDYLLNKSEEIYQNYCKDEWEKKCTNKMEEEQKFVVGDEPWEKLGGKLVEKLGEVLSNEYEEPFESNSGGKSMDNYEGICDASLVDRSVVYNSAECKKVEIIDLKKVEEEYRESILEKKDDSSEGVLNGYKEGYKELDVKKLEHVKEFKQYDNTPDANDEIYKIDGIDRITQKPNESNVHLKCEIELQEGHSKNYELKEVEVTMSNQLCDMQDDADALKDTHSVKNQLNGEESCELSVEEGVDMNKSGKEGENVEEAANPYESEPNKKESIINELNCSKSKNNINIVDKPSNIEPENVESGGNKLRADIPSGVDLNEVDENEPRAVDQNESSEGDQNESIETDLNESSEGNQNESIETDLNESSEGNQNESIETDANESSEGDQNESIETDANESSEVDQNESIETDANESSEVDQNESIETDANESSEVDQNGSIETDANESSETDEGKLSNGRKGEQSEDDKYEHENFTREKYEHSEGSYEDVDYREKAQFLDIKKKKAEVEKIDIKYSPTLEDNTSVLVKESYYSEIDDEYIIKLLKYNKENNDKANYNRELLKNILGCSKKCTLENHTEEKRVFIKKVRKLCNLIKKKKLNDKYKKILEKKNFFKCGKLQRAYKIFLTVIFSIEKEIKELRKELNGMRNFIFINSGIEYYLNENNISFFRKSRAYRNILNNHLIERSKFGGYFCTNNDVINGDINGGINGDIDGDINGDINGDINGNSNCNYNRSYANSDGNSDSNISIVSNFFLKSNFPSKGKRKKKYISYIPLENYKILFLCLKDIFEEKNVEDKLKRISYYIEIDDYIPTYCKRFYDKFKIKEKYLYNIQTLFNSCVPSVECVNMIISCLNYNYSKIYKKKSIFKYELNSLYLSTLPSVYCCYVQIIKHIEFLKLKETSQKIIKNNKIFENLLNHLSSYILDESYFIIPFFTSYGKFLIIIKTDKNYNTETTMEILKNKSSFTYDVIINSFVYPNDTCFQAIIHFSHVFINTLRNFFKTRNSDDNIPEITFANIPHIEKQQLIYHEIESSKNRNEITVNVIFLIESFFNNTKKMKVPMEFNQGLRFLYVVRLLELYNGKN; encoded by the exons atgaaaagtaGTCccttgaaaaaattaaaactggGTGAAGGTGAGTACAAAATAGTTAATGAGTATGAACAAAACAGAAGAGTGGAAAAAGTAGgcataaaagaatataaggAAAAGAGAGATGTAGAAAGTCATAGCAGCAGATATAATTGGCTATATGACAAAATAAATGgcttatgtaaaaatttgaacgtatttaagaaaaatggaCAAAGGGAAAGGCGCAAAGAAAGAGAAGTAGGTGCAGTAGGCGTAGTAGATACAGAAGTAGATGTTTATGCGAATGTGGACGTGGATATACATATGGATGTAGAACAGGAAGAAAAGagaaagataaaaagaaaaggaataaaaagaTCTTACGATGATTATTCAAAAGTTAATAAGAGGGAGAAGGAGAAGATTAGCACAGAAGCAAAAACTTATCGCCAATCCTTTGAACATTTGTCCTTATTACAATCtttattatgtattcataaattttactCAAGGGATGTTAATGGTAAATGTGCAACTATTCCGGTAAAGGATAAAGAATACGAAAGGAGGGATATAAAcgcaaataataataaagatgtCGATCGTTATGATGATAGGAACAGTAGTATGTACGGAATAAAGGCTCAGAGTAAAGAACAGAAATGGTGGGAAAACgacaggaaaaaatataaagagaaagaattcattgaagaaaaatttaaagtgaaagaaaataatttaacataCAACAATATACATTGCGACAATATACAGTATGGAAATTTTGAGGACATTTTTGTCGATCTAGTAAATGAAAAGTGtggttttttttatatattcaatatagtattttttacaaatttaaaaaattattattatttcgtaGACATCgtcaatatattaaattatatgggTAATAACAAAAGTGCTGTCCATTCGGATGAAAAGAATAAggacatattaatatatgaacaagttgccttatatatagaaaaattttataatatttttatgtacgaAAAGAGTAAAAGATCGATTAGTTTTTTACCAAACcaattttatgataaaataaaatgtaccAAGTTTGTATCATCTATACAAAATAACAGctattattatgatttagaagaaataaaaaaaaaattagaatttttaaaaaatgaaaaatcatATGAAGAAATTCTATTTATGTCCATGTATGAAtgtaataaaagaatatattgtCAATTAAGTAAAATACCGGAATTATTTCAAGACATATCAGAAATtagtaaatataacaaaaataattacgaACAAAGTGAAATTGTCAATTCTGAGTACAGTGATCAGCGGTTAAATGGtttatgtaaaaagaaaaccTTCTCCTTGTATAGCGAAAATCACTTTGCCGCTTCGTTAACGTACGACGATTTGAAGAACGGTGGTAATGATAGTAGTTCTAACGATAATAGTGCTAAGGATAATAGGGTTAATGATACTAGggataatgataatagtgCTAGTGATAATAGGGATAATGATAATAGCGCTAGTGATAATAGggataatgataatagtgCTATTGATAGTGCTCCATGTAGAGTACCACTGAAAAATGGTCGATCTTCAATGCACAGTCTCGATAGTGGTAAGTTTCATTTTGGAAGAAACCAACTGAGTAAACACAGTGCCAAGTTGTTCGGTCAACAAGTAGTAGGAAAACGTAAATCTATTGTCAGTAATGGAGTTccaaataacaataattcGAACATAACTGGTGGTAATTTGTCGAATGAAAAGGggttatacataaaaaattttttaataaacttGTTTAAACCGTCAAATACTAGAGGTAGTGAAGATAATCAGAAAACTGTAATTTGTAGTGGAAATGAAAATGGAATAATGAATTTTGTAGAGAAAAAAGGCTTTCCCGAACATACGCTTAGAAAGGATATTAGTTTCTATTCGAAGGATAGGAGTGGCATGAACAGGAACGTGAAAAAGGACATGAACAACCCAATGAACAACCCAATGAACAACCCAATGAACAACCCAGTGAACAACCCAATGAACAACCCAATGAACAACCCAATGAACAACCCAATGAACAACCCAGTGAACAACCCAATGAACAACCCAATGAACAACCCAATGAACAACCCAATGAACAACCCAATGAACAACCCAATGAACAACCCAGTGAACAACCCAGTGAACAACCCAGTGAACAACCCAGTGAACAAGGCACGAGATAGTCATGCTACTGAAGCAGGAGTTCTTCCCCCTTGTGTGGAAAAGgcgaaagaagaaaatggtCAACCCACAGATTTGTCTGAAACGAAATTGTGTGAATGCCCTTTAGAAGAGAATAGtaaggaagaaaaattaaatagcGGGCATGAGCTAACTAgatttgaaaataatgatgCATTAGTAAATATCAACATTGCACTTGTCGAGTCTACTATCAACGGATTagcaaataaaattatagagAATGATAAGCAAGTTTCTAATGAATTAATAAAGCTGAAAAGCGAAAAAGATGATCAAGGTGAGCAAGTAAacgaagaaaataatttttccataaGTAATGATAACACGAATGATAGATTAATAACTGATCGACCAAGTGGAAATGATTATTTACTTAACAAGTCGGAGGAGATTTACCAAAATTATTGCAAAGATGAATGGGAAAAGAAATGCACAAATAAAATGGAGGAAGAGCAGAAGTTTGTAGTTGGGGATGAGCCGTGGGAAAAACTGGGTGGAAAATTAGTTGAAAAATTGGGAGAAGTACTGAGTAATGAATATGAGGAGCCTTTTGAATCTAATAGTGGGGGTAAATCGATGGACAATTATGAAGGTATTTGTGATGCTAGTCTTGTGGACAGATCAGTAGTTTATAATTCAGCAGAGTGTAAAAAGGTAGAAATAATTGACCTAAAAAAAGTGGAAGAGGAATACAGAGAAagtatattagaaaaaaaggatgaCTCATCTGAAGGGGTATTGAATGGATACAAGGAGGGATATAAGGAATTAGATGTAAAAAAGTTAGAACATGTGAAGGAATTTAAACAGTATGATAACACTCCTGATGCAAATGacgaaatttataaaattgacGGAATTGACCGAATTACACAAAAGCCAAATGAGTCTAATGTCCATCTTAAATGTGAAATTGAACTACAGGAAGGTCATTCAAAAAATTACGAATTAAAAGAAGTGGAGGTAACAATGAGTAATCAGTTATGCGACATGCAAGATGATGCAGACGCATTGAAAGATACTCATTCGGTGAAAAACCAACTAAATGGCGAAGAAAGTTGTGAGTTGTCGGTTGAAGAGGGGGTAGATATGAACAAGTCAGGTAAAGAGGGGGAAAACGTTGAGGAGGCAGCTAATCCATATGAAAGTGAACCAAATAAAAAGGAGTCAATTATCAATGAATTGAATTGTAGCAAatctaaaaataatattaacattgTCGATAAACCAAGCAATATTGAGCCTGAAAATGTTGAATCGGGAGGGAATAAGTTACGTGCGGATATTCCGAGTGGAGTTGACTTGAATGAAGTGGATGAAAACGAACCACGTGCAGTAGATCAGAACGAATCGAGTGAAGGAGATCAAAATGAATCCATTGAGACAGATTTAAACGAATCGAGTGAAGGAAATCAAAATGAATCTATTGAGACAGATTTAAACGAATCGAGTGAAGGAAATCAAAATGAATCTATTGAGACAGATGCAAACGAATCGAGTGAAGGAGATCAAAATGAATCCATTGAGACAGATGCAAACGAATCCAGTGAAGTAGATCAAAATGAATCAATTGAGACAGATGCAAACGAATCCAGTGAAGTAGATCAAAATGAATCAATTGAGACAGATGCAAACGAATCCAGTGAAGTAGATCAAAATGGATCCATTGAGACAGATGCAAACGAATCGAGTGAAACGGATGAAGGCAAGTTGAGCAACGGACGCAAAGGTGAGCAAAGTGAAGATgataaatatgaacatgAAAACTTCACGCGGGAAAAATACGAACACTCTGAAGGGTCATACGAAGATGTGGACTACAGAGAAAAAGCGCAATTTCTTgacataaagaaaaaaaaggctgAAGTAGAAAAAATAGACATAAAATATTCTCCCACCTTAGAAGATAACACATCTGTTTTAGTAAAGGAATCATATTATAGCGAAATAGATGATgagtatattattaaattattaaaatataataaagaaaataatgataaagcAAATTACAATAGAGAATTATTAAAGAATATACTAGGATGTAGTAAAAAATGTACACTTGAAAATCAtacagaagaaaaaagggtatttattaagaaagtaagaaaattatgtaatttaataaaaaagaaaaaattgaatgataaatataaaaaaatactagaaaaaaaaaatttttttaaatgtggCAAGTTACAGAgagcatataaaatatttctcacagtaatattttccatagaaaaagaaattaaagaaTTGAGAAAAGAACTAAATGGAATgcgtaattttatatttataaattcagggattgaatattatttaaatgaaaacaatatatccttttttagaaaaagtaGGGCTTATAGGAATATCCTGAACAACCACCTTATCGAGCGTAGTAAATTTGGTGGTTATTTTTGCACTAACAATGACGTTATTAATGGAGATATAAATGGAGGTATAAATGGAGATATAGATGGAGATATAAATGGAGATATAAATGGAGATATAAATGGAAATAGTAATTGTAATTATAATCGTAGTTATGCTAACAGTGATGGAAATAGCGACAGCAACATCAGCATAGttagcaatttttttttaaaaagcaaTTTTCCGAGTAagggaaaaagaaagaaaaaatatatttcatatatacctttagaaaattataaaatattatttctatgTTTAAAAGACATATTTGAAGAAAAGAATGTAGAAGACAAACTAAAACGCATTTCATACTACATTGAAATAGACGACTATATACCTACATATTGCAAAAGATTTTATgataaattcaaaataaaagagaaatatttatataatatacaaacattatttaattcttGTGTACCATCTGTTGAATGCGTAAACATGATAATATCTTGtcttaattataattattccaaaatttataaaaagaaatcaaTTTTCAAATATGAACTAAACAGTCTATACTTATCTACCCTACCGTCGGTATATTGTTGTtatgtacaaataataaaacatatagaattcttaaaattaaaagaaacaagtcagaaaataattaaaaataataagatcTTTGAgaatttattaaatcatCTTTCATCTTATATATTAGATGagtcttattttattattcccttttttaCATCCTatggaaaatttttaataataattaaaacagacaaaaattataatacagAAACTACAatggaaattttaaaaaacaaaagttcATTCACCTATGATGTAATCATTAACAGTTTTGTATATCCTAATGATACATGTTTTCAAgcaattattcatttttcacatgtttttataaacaccttaaggaatttttttaaaacccGAAATTCGGATGACAATATTCCTGAAATAACTTTTGCAAATATTCCTCATATTGAGAAGCAGCAACTTATATATCAT GAAATAGAATCTAGCAAGAACAGAAATGAGATTACTGTTAATGTTATTTTCTTGATAGAGTCCTTCTTCAA caacACAAAGAAAATGAAGGTACCTATGGAATTTAATCAAGGGTTGAGATTTTTATATGTTGTTAGACTGCTTGAGCTCTATAacggaaaaaattaa
- a CDS encoding acyl-CoA synthetase gives MDVVSFKRYLYKFLENTNEYTLDFGESNNFKYFEEIKGTGKKNSSNIYRPFNYEICETLEKTKGLFQIEMKSKFEAFCFFCKYYYNNDYLGERKKEIRGNETILGEYAFKTYGQVKNEIEVFASALYQFENIEPNTFTDNGKYSMLKILGIWSKNRIEWFTTDMACSAIDFVTVPIYDTMGINSVKYILERTQMKICCIEAEKLECLIKLKEELTDLYILIIFDEWSLKEDIKQRANKVGYKVYFYKDLIDKYKNKNIIPQYDPYDDAFHSTEKVGNDAGKHNEKRNKNEEVQTKMSNNNKDDEKNNIMLRQKLKKMKRSITDVCSIIFTSGSTGTPKGAMLSHNNFISFMQSYLLDGNRLGLIKHDVVLSYLPLAHVYERFIEFAVGIFGTKIGYFSGNIKELVSDINELKPTFLITVPRILQKIHDSVMEGLRNKSFISRALVKTALKNKKNNYLKNSQKFHHPLYDLILQPVRNKFGGRIRTQVMGSSSMDKDKLIDLQMIFSSPIAEGWGMTEVGIGFLQHRYDSTKGTIGGMFANVIMKVIKVPNMKYDPKTYPNKGELCVKGSSIMIGYFRDEELTKKSFDEDGFFLTGDIVEINENNEYVRIIDRAKNIFKLAQGEYIEPEKLENIYSNSIYIENIFVHGYSYENELVCIIVPNENFVCDYAKKHNLMNLSYEELLKCDTIKKLIHDEIINISKTYSLNGIEKVNLFHLTPIPFSVENKQLTPTHKIIRSVILEYYQEIIDNLYKSRNK, from the coding sequence ATGGATGTGGTAAGCTTCAAAAGGTATCTATAcaaatttttagaaaatacaAATGAGTATACCCTCGATTTTGGAGAAAGCAataatttcaaatattttgaagaaataaaaggaactgggaaaaaaaattctagtaatatttatagaccatttaattatgaaatatGTGAAACGTTAGAAAAAACGAAAGGACTTTTTCAGATAGAAATGAAATCCAAATTTGAagcattttgttttttttgtaaatattattataacaatgaTTATTTaggagaaagaaaaaaagaaataagagGTAATGAAACAATATTAGGTGAATATGCATTTAAAACATATGGACaggtaaaaaatgaaatagagGTTTTTGCTTCAGCTCTTTAccaatttgaaaatattgaaCCCAATACATTCACAGATAATGGAAAATATAGtatgttaaaaattttaggTATTTGGTCCAAAAATAGAATAGAATGGTTTACAACTGATATGGCTTGTTCAGCTATTGATTTTGTTACAGTTCCAATTTATGATACTATGGGGATAAATtcagttaaatatatattggaGAGAAcacaaatgaaaatatgttGTATTGAAGCAGAAAAATTAGAATgtctaataaaattaaaggagGAGTTAAcagatttatatattttaattatttttgatgAATGGAGTTTAAAAGAGGATATAAAACAGAGAGCCAATAAAGTAGGGTATAAggtgtatttttataaagatttaatagataagtataaaaataaaaatataatacctCAGTATGATCCTTATGATGATGCCTTTCATAGTACAGAGAAAGTTGGCAATGATGCAGGGAAGCATAatgaaaagagaaataaaaatgaagaagttCAAACAAAAATGAGCAATAACAACAAAGATgatgagaaaaataatatcatgttaaggcaaaaattaaaaaaaatgaaaaggagtATAACAGATGTTTGttccataatttttacatctGGATCTACTGGTACACCTAAAGGTGCTATGCTATCCcacaataattttatttcatttatgcaAAGTTATTTACTTGATGGAAATAGATTAGGTTTAATAAAACATGATGTCGTTCTTAGTTATTTACCTCTAGCACATGTATATGAACGATTTATAGAATTTGCTGTAGGAATTTTTGGAACAAAAATTGGGTATTTTTCAggaaatattaaagaattaGTTAGTGATATAAATGAGTTAAAGccaacttttttaattacagtCCCTagaatattacaaaaaattcaTGACAGTGTTATGGAGGGCTTAAGAAATAAATCTTTCATTTCTCGAGCTTTAGTAAAAAcagctttaaaaaataaaaaaaataattatttaaaaaattcacaAAAATTTCATCATCCTTTATACGATTTGATATTACAACCAGTGAGGAATAAATTTGGAGGACGTATACGAACACAAGTTATGGGTTCTTCGTCCATGGATAAAGATAAACTAATAGATTTACAGATGATTTTTTCATCTCCTATAGCAGAAGGATGGGGTATGACAGAAGTAGGGATAGGTTTTTTACAACATCGTTATGATAGCACTAAAGGAACAATAGGAGGAATGTTTGCTAATGTGATTATGAAAGTTATAAAGGTACCTAACATGAAATATGATCCAAAGACGTACCCAAATAAAGGTGAACTATGTGTTAAGGGATCAAGTATTATGATAGGGTACTTTAGAGATGAAGAATTAACCAAAAAGTCATTTGATGAAGAtggattttttttaacaggAGATATTGtagaaattaatgaaaataatgaatatgtaAGAATAATTGATagagcaaaaaatatatttaaattagcTCAAGGTGAATATATTGAACcagaaaaattagaaaatatatattcaaatagtatttatatagaaaatatttttgttcatgGTTATAGTTATGAAAATGAGTTAGTTTGTATTATAGTACCAAATGAAAACTTTGTTTGTGATTATGCTAAGAAGCataatttaatgaatttaTCCTATGAAGAATTGCTAAAATGTGATACTATTAAAAAACTTATACATgatgaaattataaatatttcaaaaaccTATAGTCTAAATGGTATTGAAAAAGTTAATCTATTCCACTTAACCCCAATCCCTTTTTCAGTAGAAAATAAGCAACTTACCCCAActcataaaattattagaagTGTTATCCTGGAGTATTATCAAGAAATTATTGACAATTTGTACAAAAGTAGGAACAAGTGA